One Pangasianodon hypophthalmus isolate fPanHyp1 chromosome 7, fPanHyp1.pri, whole genome shotgun sequence genomic window, TTCAGGGCTCTTCTGGGAGTCTGCTTTCTCAATGCTGTCTTCGGCAGGGGAATCCATGGCAAGGTGGTGGACTGAGCTCTCCTCCTCACTTGAGTGTCCACTCGAACGTGATCTCTTTGCAAATCGGCTCGGGAAGGAGGCTAAGCGGCGAGAGCGGCGCACCGAAAATGAGCCCTCATCTATTTCGGGGCATTTTGGCCGCTTGGCAGCCACCTGAGAGCCTTCGATGACACTTGTGTCTTTGTGCTCAGCTTTGGGCCGGGCTGCGGTGGTCCTGCTGTGGCTGTACGGGGGGCTGTGCAGTCTGTAAGGCTTGCTCACATCAAAGGAAGCAACAGCCTCCAGCAGCTCCTTAAGCAGGGAGTGCGCTTTCGTTTCTCTGCGCCGTACAAAAGGAATCTTGGGTTTAGCTCCTTTACTGGTGCTGCTGTAGGAGAGGGGGGTGGGTTGGATGACAGGTTTAAGACAGCTGGGGGCGGCATTACGGGGGATTGCAGGGTTTTCAGGTTTGGTCTTGCGTGTCACATTTTCGCGCTCCTTGCGGTCCCAGCTGGCCTGCTTGCGTGATGGTACacagtatgtgtgcatgtaGCGGATCAGCTCCACCACAGAGTGACGCTCCTTCTCTGAGGGGAACTGAGGCTCGAGTGGCTCTGTGCACACGGTGCTCTCCACCTCACTGCTGGATGAAgactcctcttcctcttcatcctccCCGTCCTCATCCTCCGAGTCACTgtcctcatcttcctcttcttcctcctcctcggTATCAGCTGCAGGTGTGTCCTCAGTGTTGGCCTCCTGGGTGAGGTGGCGGTGCAGCTCAGTGCAGAGATGACCAGCAGGCCTGAACGCTCGCGGCTTCCTCTCCACTGTGCATGTTCTGTTCTTCTGTAAAGAGAccaaaggaaagagagagatttattgGATTTGATAACATTACCAGGTAACAGGCTACATAAATTAacataaaggaaaaatccaccctgaaggacttgcatatcaatatttataatcaacATCTACTCTGcaattcatctctacctaaagtcGCAGACGCAGCAGTGCTtttagtccttcagtctgtccagctccctcacctcctcatctgtacgcTTTCAAGCTCCAAAACATTCATGATAAGACTGCTCGTCATTTCacagatcgctaactagccaagcctAGCAGAGTTTCTGTCATAATTCAGCACATCTGTCATATAGCTCCACTGCATTCTGTAACTCTGAGTCTCATAtctgctgtctccactacttctgcgctggatttctcattataACGACATTGAATGTTTCtagaaaatggtgagtgagaaaagaagctcttgcaaAAAATCTGACCATTACctcttatgtttgagatcagtgattttttttttttttgcggcaAATTAGCACtagaatcactaagcacattGCAAATATCTCAATATAAGCatatttgttattgtgttttagGGTGGATCTTTCTTTTAAGGCATATAAAGATTACaagctaaaataaaatcagtactCCAGCAAACCACCAATCTTTCATTCTTCAAAACAATTCATTTACTAAGACTTTTTCATCGTCTACCTCATACTCTGTGATTATGGGCTAAAGTTGGAAACATGCTATGAGAAACTAGATGCTGAATCAGGCTTTATGTAAGCTCTTAGTTTGAAGCAGGGCTGCCCTTTACCCCTCCGGTAGCTATGGTTTTGCTATGACAGATGGCCACAGTCAGTGCTAATTCTGCACTCGCCTTGGCAGAGCTACAACACATCAAAGCACAGACACGCAACACAATGTGGCTTGCTAATTCTACGCAACACCAGTTTATTACATTCTCTTCACACACAGGTAGAAGCCAGCCAAGCATTAGTGTGATGGCAGGAATACGCTATTACAGCACAGACAGTGCTGCTTAATACACAGTGTCTCTGCTGATGCTAGCATTCCCAGACACAATTCTGTTTCATGTGCAtgagttttgtgttttattgctgcAAACAGACTCAGCTCACCTTCAGAAGAGGACGGGTAGACTTGAGTTGCTGAGTCTTACTGAGCGCACTGCTCAATCTGTTTGAGTCCAGACCCACAGGCACATTTGGGGGGGACAGCAGGAGCTTTTTCAGCTGTAGACAGGAaagaagagggagagggagaaagagagagagagggagaaagagagaaagcaagagagagagagagagagagagagagagagagagaggaagacaagGACAACTAATTAGCAGGCATGCCACTCTATCCATCCACgcaacacatcatcatcacatgaAATGTTCACTGCTTTGATTCCTGCCAAAGAATCACAAACACAATATCAAAATGCAGGTGGCATGGAGACAGAGAAATGTCAAGCAGCAATGCTAATTTCAAGCTGTACTGGGCATCACTGCTGTGTCGgagcattttttcccccctgtttCATCACTAAAACACAACACTGCATAAGAATGAATAGCTGACACAAATCTGCTTGTGGCACCAATTCCTCCCCCTGAGCTGCCCTGGTGGTAGAGCCAAGGGAGAAAaacccgagagagagagatagagagagagagagatggaagacTGTTTCTTCTGCTTTCTGAGAGAGAAACCTGGGATGTGCGTCAATGATGAAATCAGCAGGGAAAAGAACCCTAAGCTCACTAAGTTGCTGTAGCTTGAGGTAGTGTGTTAGTTTGGCAGCTTCTCAGAGTCCACAGAAGGAAGTGAAGGGGCACCGGGCGCTTCCATTGCACTATACAAAACGCCACCGGCATGCCAGGGCCATCTACTCCATGAGAACATGTGCTCGGCTCTCTCCCTCCCCACGTTGCCCAAAGGTCCTCAATGCGCCCCTTGTTCCCTACACAGACAGGCCTCATTGAGGAGGCTGAGGCACACTGACAGCACAGGCCACCAGAGGGAGCTCTAAAACTTTTCAGGATTATACAGCTGCCCAGACATAATAAGCTATAAAGCTGTCTGAGGAGGCGTAAGAAGAAGGAGGAAGCCTCCATTAGCTATATGTCTGACCAGATAGAAATACACCTGTCTAGACCATAATGTTAGGGCAGagatggttttttttgtatctttatGATATGGATAGAAATAACCCTCCACCATTTAGCCCACAAATGAGACTGTAAgagcaaatatacagtataaatgctGAACAGTgtctatttttacttttaccaTCACTGTTGTAAGTATAATAACCATTTTAATAACCATATTACCAGTACCATAACAACCAATTAATAACCATATTAAAATGCTAAGGTCAATTCTACTTCCCTGTATTCATCTTAATCCTTCCATGTAAGGCGTCATATCTTAAAGGTTAGTTCATTATAATTCATATATGTATTCTGACCTTCTTTAACATCAGCAGTGGATTttctaggtgccaaaactttcaAGTCTCTTCAAAAAAATCAGACAAGCAATAGTGCTGGAAGAGTTATTTCCAATATGTTGTTCTACTGCAATGtgctttcagttaaaaaaagaataccATTTGGAGAAACCTTCTAATCCCTTAAGACACTGATCTGCTCATATTAAATCAGTTTAAGAACAAGCCGTTTCTCCCCTAAGCATCTATTGCTTATGGTTGTTTACTCCAATTTCCATTCTGTAATTTAGCCCAATTTCATTCAAGcccaaataaaagaaaaggtaCCAGGGATTCAGTCAGCCGCTTTCACTGAGGTAACAATAAGACCTTTGTAACCTTCAACAAAGCGATCTTTTTAGCCTTTTTAATAAGGCCTGAATTTGGActggtttgctttttttttttttttttgcattaaggGAGATGTAGTATAGCCTCTAACAGATATACAGGCTGTAACTCATAATTCATTTAATAGACTGAAAAGAAATGTGTTCAAGTTGCTCATAAGATTGTAGCATCATGCTCATTCAAAAGCATcaatggaataaaataaaatgtgtccaGAAAGCTAGTTTCGTAATGCACTCTAAGCAAACAGACAGGCAGTAATAGACTGCAGGGAGCAGGAGAAAGGaaaacatcttgttttttttttttttttggttgttttttttttcatcagagaTCTGTATAGCCTCTCATAAACAGGTGTGAAAACTGCAGAATGGGACTGAACAAGCAAGAAAAAGAggtcatggaaaaaaaaaaagagagggacagaagaGTGAAACAATTACAGAAAGAGTCTAAATCCTAACATGTAGCTTGTGTTGTACTCCAACTCCCCGCCTGTGAAAAGGATTCTTATTAGTGCGGTTGCTAAAGAGAATTGAAAAGcccaaaatgagaaaaattCAGACCTGTTTTGCCTATCATACCCATGCTGTGGGGTAGTCAGAGGCCCATCCAAATCCACCTTAAACAGGAAGGAAGGGTTCTTACTAGAGACGGGTCTTCTGTCTCTGGGCTCAGCGAGCCTTGGACAGGCTCACTTTCCAAAAGGAGCtcgtcttcctcctcctcctcagggTCTTCACCCAGCGAGGGGAACACAGACAGCCCCCCCACCCCGTCCTCCACAATGCCATCCAGGCTGTCTGTGAGAGCGGCGAGCAGCGCCGCATTCTCCTCTTCGGTCTGTAggggaggtgagagagagagagagagagacagaggaagagagggagagatggggaTAAGACATGTGATGACCTCCAACTGAAGGGCCAGACACTGGTCCATCTGCACATTCTGCTCTGGGGACAGTGCAGCTATCTGATTACTGTGCAACGATCGATCCGAGGCTTAGGTGCCCCCATACCTGATAAGccccagaagaaaaaaatcctcttTCAGTTAGAATTGTGTGTACATCTACTAATTTTTGTTCTCTAACCTTGTCCCATGTAACCATACTCTCATAATGTGTGGAGCTCCATGTTACGTGGTGCTATCATACAGAATTTGGTCCCACCTGAAGGTTAATTGAACTTGACGTAATGATCAATGGCTTCCCTGGCACCTAAAATAGAGCTGTACTCAGTGCCTAAAAATCAATCACGGTCCAGAATTACATGATGCATAGAGTGAATTAGCACTAGATACAGCAACTCTCTATGATCAATCATAGTTGACACAAAGACACTTTTGGACTTGACCTCCAGCATCACATTCTTGACAAACTGCCAAGAGTTGCCAAACCACTGGATTTGGTTGTCATATTAGCTCCATTAAACCCAACTGAGCTCTTTTCGGATCCTTCCGGTGGGAATAGCTACGTAATGCGCTAAGATTAGATCAGAGCCGGAGATTGTTGGCCCAAGGATTGCAGAATGTGGGGTCTGACCTCGAAGAGCTCGGCGTCCCCTGCGCTGTACTGTATGGAGGCGGGGGAGCTGTCTGAGTGGTCATTGCACCAGTGTAGCTCGCTGAGGCAGTTCACTGAGTCAAAGTCGCTGGTGTCCAGCTGAGAGAGGTCGAAGTCGGGGAAATCAGTGTCCAGGCGATCTGAgcacacctcctcctccccatactgaaaaagagagagagagagaataacagtAAAGTTACAGGCTGACAGGTTAACATCAAAGAGACATTTCTCCTAAAGACCATATCTAATAATATACTTCCTTCTTGGGGGATCAATAAGCAGGCCTGTGGT contains:
- the ppargc1b gene encoding peroxisome proliferator-activated receptor gamma coactivator 1-beta; the protein is MADCVSLLDEELSSFVFNYLTENSGSPYGEEEVCSDRLDTDFPDFDLSQLDTSDFDSVNCLSELHWCNDHSDSSPASIQYSAGDAELFETEEENAALLAALTDSLDGIVEDGVGGLSVFPSLGEDPEEEEEDELLLESEPVQGSLSPETEDPSLLKKLLLSPPNVPVGLDSNRLSSALSKTQQLKSTRPLLKKNRTCTVERKPRAFRPAGHLCTELHRHLTQEANTEDTPAADTEEEEEEEDEDSDSEDEDGEDEEEEESSSSSEVESTVCTEPLEPQFPSEKERHSVVELIRYMHTYCVPSRKQASWDRKERENVTRKTKPENPAIPRNAAPSCLKPVIQPTPLSYSSTSKGAKPKIPFVRRRETKAHSLLKELLEAVASFDVSKPYRLHSPPYSHSRTTAARPKAEHKDTSVIEGSQVAAKRPKCPEIDEGSFSVRRSRRLASFPSRFAKRSRSSGHSSEEESSVHHLAMDSPAEDSIEKADSQKSPETPNLCCNDEKRACLCLPLTPKSTGDPSRPFEQTLCVELCGTAGLTPPTTPPHKPVEEELFKPEGKAELPGKGLCPVRTHVRKLPEQTELYAQLRRMGPTGESQSKGAYRDHDYCMLNIGESHKRIAAILPVPVCYTKVQEGEEDKMGEENGQEETEAQQADLPPDFSPRQPAETGQPSPACSPTSEAEAECPDSCQPPSPCHQINLSCESHCDKQSNNTTHGQEEDGDKCQVFYIHNLPSSVTQAVLRKRFKAFGDPEDCRVLIKNEERCGVITFRQNQNELSQKHRRHDSLGQYAGNGSRRFSRKRYIDLDEAGPGPVKSKYDSLDFDTLLKEAQRSLHR